The Pseudarthrobacter sp. NS4 genome includes a window with the following:
- the tadA gene encoding tRNA adenosine(34) deaminase TadA, with protein sequence MVSAGKHDTWMGLALAEARRALATEDVPIGAVVLGPDGAVLGSGRNQREELGDPTAHAEVVAIRQAAERLRERALLGGGPADGWRLSDCTLVVTLEPCAMCAGAIVLARIPRVVFGAWDEKAGAAGSVFDVLRERRLNHWVEVYSGVREAECAALLREFFAGHRSRL encoded by the coding sequence ATGGTCTCCGCTGGAAAACACGACACGTGGATGGGGCTTGCCCTCGCAGAAGCCCGCCGTGCACTTGCTACAGAGGACGTGCCGATCGGCGCCGTGGTGTTGGGGCCCGACGGCGCCGTGCTGGGTTCCGGACGGAACCAGCGGGAAGAGCTTGGAGACCCCACCGCCCACGCCGAGGTGGTTGCGATCCGCCAGGCTGCGGAGCGGCTGCGGGAGCGTGCACTGCTCGGCGGCGGCCCGGCTGACGGCTGGCGGCTGTCCGACTGCACACTGGTGGTCACCCTGGAACCGTGCGCCATGTGTGCCGGAGCGATTGTCCTGGCGCGGATTCCCCGGGTGGTGTTTGGGGCCTGGGACGAGAAAGCCGGGGCCGCAGGCTCTGTGTTCGATGTCCTCCGCGAGCGCCGCCTTAACCACTGGGTAGAGGTTTACTCCGGGGTCCGGGAAGCCGAGTGCGCGGCGCTGCTGCGCGAATTTTTCGCCGGGCACCGCAGCAGGCTCTAG